The genomic interval GCTGCTCACGTTGCGTCGCGCCGCGTTCGTCACCGAGGCACAGGTCTTCGGCGACCCGAACATCCCGCCCCTGACGCAGACCCTCGCCGAGCTGCGCGAGGACCTCAAGCGTGACGACGTCGTCACGATCGGCGCGTGGGAGGGGCACCGGCTGGTGGGTTCGATCCGCGTCGAGCTCGAGGACAACAAGGCCACGCTGGGCCGCCTGGCGGTCGCGCCCGACATGCAGGGCCGCGGCATCGGCACGAGCCTGCTGTTCGCGATCCTGCCGCATCTGCCCGAGCAGGTCACCGAGGTGTGGGCGTTCACGGGGAAGGACTCGAAGGAGAACCTGACCATGTACGCCAAGCACGGTTTCGAGGAGCACCACGACGACTCCGCCGGCGCCCTGACGTACACGTACCTGCGCCGCGTCCTCCACGAGGTCGAGGCCCGCAACGCCGGCTAGCGGCGAGTTCGAGCACTAGTCGGGAGTTCGAGCCCTCGTGCGCTCGAACTGGACGACAACCGCTCGAACACCGACCCCCATCGCGTCAGCGGGCCAGGGAGGGGTGGAGGAGGGCCGGGGTGGGGTGGGCTGTGGTGCGAACCTCCGGGGGAAGCGGGCGAGGAGGCGAGCCGCCGTCGGGTCCGGGCGGTCCTGGGCCGTCGCGCGGAACGGGACGATGCCCGTCGCCTCGACGATCGCGTCCGTGCGCCGCTTCTCGGCGAACAGTGCCTGCGCGCCGTCATACCCCGTGCCCAGCGCACCGTCGGTGTACTTCACCCGGCCGTCGAACTCCGCGAGCACGCCGTGCTCGGGCCAGGCGATGTCCGCGCGGAAGGTCCCCAGGCGCGTCCGGATCGGATGCTGCGTGACCGGCCGCGGCAGCCCGGCGCGCAGCGCGAGGTAGCGCAGCCAGGTCTCCCACGGTGACTCCGCCCCCGGGTCGGCGAGGTCGAGCACGACCCGCGCCCGCCTGCTGCCGCGGACCGGGCCCAGTGCGGCAACGCGGTCGAGCACAGCTTCCCGATCGACGCCGTCGGCCAGCGCCGCGTCCGCGACGACGAGCCCGGCAAGCGGGTGCGCCGTCCGCGCGACGTCGACAAGTGTGCGCTCGCGGCTGGTCACGAGCAGTCCGTCGCGCTCGACGACGTCGCCGCCCGGCAGCCGAGAGAAGTGGCGCGCGACGTCCGCGGCGGCCGTGCCCGCCCGCCGTGTGCCCTGGGTGACGTGCGTGCGCGCGGGCACCGTCCAGGTGGGCCAGCCCCACCAGGTCGCTGCCGACTCGTGGCTGAACACGGGGGCCAGGAGCTGGAGCGAGACGGCCCGCATCCGCAGCCGCGCACTCTCCCGCGCGCCCTGGGCCGACGCGAACGCCGACACCGGTCCGCGCCGCTCGCCCCGCAGGGCACCGTCGGCGAGGTCGCCGACCCCCTCGCGGCCGGCCCCGCTGGCGCGGCCGGTGCGCAGGTAGGCTCCGCGGCGCACGCGTTCGACGGCTCCGCGGTCGAGGTCGCGCCGAAGGCGGTCCCGGTCGGCATGGCGGGCAAGCAAGATCTCAGGAGGCTCGGACACGCCGCACAGGCTGCCCCACCCACCCCTGCCAGCACCCCCCCACACCGCCCCCTGTGTCGACAACCCCCAACCCACCGACGGTGTGAACACCGTCGCTTCCAGGGGGTTGTTCGAGCGATTGTCAGTGCGTTCGAGCGCTCGGGGCTCGAAGTTTCGACTGATGCTCGAACTCACCCGCGGCCGAGAGCTGTCGCGCCGGTGATCGCTGCGACGACCTTT from Xylanimonas allomyrinae carries:
- a CDS encoding GNAT family N-acetyltransferase, whose product is MDDATQATRIALVDDADAGELLTLRRAAFVTEAQVFGDPNIPPLTQTLAELREDLKRDDVVTIGAWEGHRLVGSIRVELEDNKATLGRLAVAPDMQGRGIGTSLLFAILPHLPEQVTEVWAFTGKDSKENLTMYAKHGFEEHHDDSAGALTYTYLRRVLHEVEARNAG